The proteins below come from a single Benincasa hispida cultivar B227 chromosome 4, ASM972705v1, whole genome shotgun sequence genomic window:
- the LOC120075593 gene encoding gibberellin-regulated protein 9-like: MKPLSLLCIFIILSILLQGFSEAFTTVDEGTNTVALTKKYHYHPKINCKRECSRRCSKVFRKKICMRACGTCCSRCHCVPPGTYGNHQACPCYARLKTHGNKPKCP; the protein is encoded by the exons ATGAAGCCACTCAGTCTTCTTTGCATTTTCATTATTCTTTCCATTCTCTTACAg GGTTTTTCAGAGGCTTTCACTACT GTGGATGAAGGGACCAACACAGTAGCTCTCACCAAAAAGTATCACTATCATCCAAAAATCA ATTGCAAAAGGGAATGCTCAAGGAGATGCAGTAAAGTTTTCAGAAAGAAGATATGTATGCGGGCATGTGGAACTTGCTGCAGTCGTTGCCACTGCGTTCCGCCCGGCACTTACGGCAACCACCAAGCTTGTCCTTGCTATGCTCGCCTCAAGACCCATGGCAATAAGCCCAAGTGCCCCTAA
- the LOC120075592 gene encoding uncharacterized protein LOC120075592: MLGKSLVSPISTIDSATRFCCSTRSIATAISDAARSNVSFSYHPAKHMIKDVRRQTPYPSKWEICSTTQVESLTLSDEDRKTWEACRQALSVFSFSVEEQDKMLGKAFSHIHSPYWGEDRKKEVPNIETVNDILEYLRTLGLSNDDLSKLLKKFPEVLGCNLEQELKTNVQLLDKEWGIQGKSLRNLLLRNPKVLGYNVDCKGDCIAKCTRCWVRF, from the exons ATGCTAGGAAAATCGTTGGTGTCTCCCATATCAACCATTGATTCTGCTACTCGTTTCTGTTGTTCTACT CGCAGCATTGCCACAGCCATATCAGATGCTGCACGTTCAAATGTAAGTTTCTCCTATCATCCTGCGAAGCATATGATAAAGGATGTGAGAAGACAAACTCCCTATCCCAGTAAGTGGGAAATCTGTTCGACTACTCAAGTTGAAAGCTTGACATTAAGTGATGAGGATAGGAAGACATGGGAAGCTTGTCGGCAAGCTCTGTCTGTGTTCAGCTTCAGTGTTGAGGAGCAAGATAAGATGCTTGGAAAGGCGTTCAGCCACATTCATTCACCCTACTGGGGTGAAGACAGAAAGAAGGAAGTTCCTAATATTGAAACTGTAAATGACATACTGGAATATCTGAGGACACTTGGTCTTTCGAATGACGATCTCTCTAAGCTGCTAAAAAAATTCCCAGAAGTTCTTGGCTGCAATCTTGAGCAGGAGCTTAAAACCAACGTACAATTGTTGGACAAAGAGTGGGGAATTCAAGGCAAATCATTAAGGAATCTTCTTCTGCGTAATCCCAAGGTATTGGGTTACAATGTTGATTGTAAAGGAGACTGCATCGCAAAGTGCACCAGATGCTGGGTTCGATTTTAG